In the Desulfitobacterium hafniense DCB-2 genome, TCCCAGGGGGAAGGCCGCTTCTTTGAGGATCCCGTCCTCTGGCTCAGCTGTGCCGGCCTCGTCTTCCTGCGCTTACGGCAGGAAAGCTATCGGTACAGAGTAAGTGAATAGACCCGAATTTAAGTTTAGGAGATACCCACAATGCGTATTCTGCTGCTAACTCAATATTTCCCACCGGAAAAAGGAGCTGCCCAGGTCCGCCTTTGGGAGCTGGCCAAAGGCTTGCATCATCAAGGCCATGAGGTTACCGTTGTCACTGCCTTCCCTAATCATCCCACCGGAATCATCCCTGAGGAATACCAAGGAAAGCGGTTTATGCAGGAAGAGATGGCAGGGGTCAAAGTGCTGCGGACCTGGATCTACCCTGTAAAGAGAGGCCGGTTCTGGCTGCGCCTGCTTAATTATTTTTCCTTTGTCTTTTCTTCCCTCTCTGGTATTGCCCGTTCCGGCCAACAGGATCTGATCATTGTGGAGTCCCCGCCCCTTTTTATTGGCTTCTCCGCCATGTTTGCCTCCTGGCTGAAAAAGGCGCCCTATATCTTCAATGTCTCTGATCTTTGGCCGGAATCTGCTGTGCAGCTGGGACTGGTCACCAACCAAACCATTATCCGGGCCACCGAATGGTTGGAGGGATATTTCTACAAAAAAGCGTATAAGCTATCTGCACAAACCCAAGGCATCGTAACGGGTCTGCAACGCAAAAACGTTCCCCCGGAGGATATCCTCTTTCTCCCCAATGGCGTGGATACGGAGCTTTTTCAACCACGGCCAAAGGATCAGAATCTGGAAAAAAATCTGGGGCTTGCAGGCAAAACCGTGATCCTCTATGCGGGAACTATGGGCTATGCCCACGGTATAGAAACCGCTTTGGAAGCGGCGGATATCTTACGAAATGATGAGGAGCTCTTCTTTCTTTTCGTGGGAGATGGCTCCGAGCGTCCCAGGCTGGAGGAGATAGCCCGGGAGAAAAAGCTGCCTAATGTGCGTTTTATCGATTTTCAGCCCTTAGAAGTTATCCCCCGCTATTACTCCCTCAGCAGTATTAATCTCTCCACCTTGAGGCGGTACAAGCTCTCTGAAGGGGTACGCCCTTCAAAGGTCTTCCCCGCTCTGGCCAGCGGTCAGCCTCTCATCTATGTGGGTGAGGGAGAAGGCGCCGAGATCGTTAAGGAAAGCGGGGGCGGCGTGGTTCTGGAACCCGAGAATCCTGAACTTCTGGCCCGCACCATCCTCGAGCTGAAAAGGGATCCCGAAGGATGCCGGGCGATGGCTGGGCAAGGGCGGGCTTATGTAATAGAACATTATTCCTGGAACAGCCTCATTCGCAATTGGCTGAAGCAGCTGGACTCAAGTAAGGAGGCAAACTGATGGGCTTTAAACGCCTTTTGGACCTCATCATCGCCATACCGTTGCTTATACTTATCTCACCCCTTTGGCTTTTCATTGTAATCTGGATTAAAGTGGATTCGCCGGGCCCGGCTATTTTTCGCCAGCAGCGGATAGGCCTTAAAGGAGAGCCTTTTACCATTTATAAATTCCGCACCATGGTACCGGATGCGGATCGAGTGATGAAAGCCAAGATCGAGCAGCTGAAAAAAGAAGGCAAATTCAATGCGGATGAATTTGTTTTCCAGGAAAAAGATGATCCCAGGATTACGGGAAGCGGCCGCTTTTTGCGCAAAACCAGCCTTGATGAACTTCCCCAGCTCCTCAATATCGTCAATGGAACCATGAGCTTGGTGGGGCCTCGCCCTGAGGTGCCGGAGATTGTGGAGCAATACACCCCTGAACAACGCCAAAGGCTGAATATGCCTCCCGGCGTCACCGGCCTGGCCCAGATCAATGGCCGCAGCGCCTTGACCTTGACCGAGACCTTAAAGTATGATGTTCAGTATGTGAAGAACTGGTCCCCGGGGGCGGATATTAAGATTCTCTGGAAAACTATTTTTGTCGTGCTCCTGGGGAAGGATGCGTATTAAGCAAAGAAAAGCGACCTTATTCTACTTTTGCAGTACAATAAGGTCGTTCTTTATTATCGTACAATTCCTTAATCGGCGCTCCCTACGATAGCAACAAGATATCTTCCCGCTCTTTGGCCAGGAGCTGCATTGCTTCGGTAAACCCGCTTATACTAAACAAAACGTACCAGTTTTTTCGTTGGTTTTGTTTCCAGGCAACGGCTTCTGCCTTTTTTGCCAGGGTATAAAAAACATCAGTGTCAACAGGCTTTTCATGATACTTGCATTCACCAAAAATCATATCTGAACCCTTCATATCATAGGCGACAATATCGATTTCTGTTTGGTTATTCCACCAACGCCCGGCTTTGCTAAAGTAAAAGGGCCACTGTCCTTGACTATTCATCTGCCATAATTTACTCAGGCAAACATCTTCATAAACATAGGCCACATGGTTATCGATGAAGTTCTGCCGGATTTTTTGCATAACGATGTCGTCCTGGTCTCGTTCCAAAAAGCTTTGATTAGCATAAACAAATCGAAACCAAAAGCTAATGAAATTGTCTTTGATCTTATACAAACCACGTTTGCTTTTCTCCGGATGCTCCTCAGTAATGGGGACCTGGCGTTCTAAAATATCGAGATCGATAAGTGTCTTAAGATACTTGGAAAGGCCTGTCTGCTTCACTGCCAAAGTGGCGGCTATTTTTGATAACTTCTGGTTGCCTGCCGCTATAGCCTTAATCACTGAAAAATAGCTTCCTATCTCTGAGACTTCATTTTGCAGGAGAAAATAGGGCTCTTCATATAAAAAGCTGGCTCTATCCAGGATATTTTTTCTTATAGCCGTATAAATGTCACTCTCACTTTGAAACTGTTCAATGTATTTAGGCACACCACCCGTCACCGCATAGAGTTCGATGAGCTCTTTTTCGTTTTTGTTGGTAAAGAAGTTCTTATAATAACAAAAATCAATTTGTCTAAGTTTTATTTGCCCAGTCCTTCTCCCATATAAAGGGCTACTATAAACTAAGGTTTGGGATTCCATCATCGTAATTAGAGAACCACACAATACAACCATAATATTTTTATCCATCAACATGGTATCCCATATCTTTTGCATAACGGATGGAAAGGCTGGATTCGTTTTCCCTAAATACTGAAACTCATCAATAACTATAAGCAACTTGGTTTTTGGAGGATATTCTACTAACATGTTAAATATGACTGCCCAGTCATTAACTGTCGCCGTCTTCAATAAAGAATTCTGCAAAAAGTCTGCGACCATATCTTTAAACCCATTGCGATTTTCGCTTTCTGCCTCTTGGGTTGCCAAAAAGTAGATACTTGTCTTATCTGCCATGAACTTTGTTAAGAGTGCCGTCTTGCCGACACGTCTTCTTCCGTAGAGAACCACTAAAGATGAGCCATCCCGTTCATACTCTCTATTTAAAAAACCTAATTCGTCTTGCCGATCGATAAACTTCTTCATGAATACTACCTCCCAAGAATATTATACCCCAAATTATTATAATTTAAAGTATAATAATTTATTTATGATTTGTTTGAACTGCATGGCATAGTTGCTGAAATTTGGAGTACAAAAAAGTCAAGAGACGACTCAACTACAAGTACATCCCTTGACTTTTTTATCGATATAGAGCCTAGTCCTCCGGAAGCAATTCTTCTTCAGACACTTCCCTTAGCTCTTTGGCCGGGAAACCTTTGACCACACGTTTGGCCCCGGTATCCTTGGTCACCAATGCTCCTGCTGCCACAAAGGTCTCAGGGGCGACCCTGATTCCCGGCAAAAGAATGGCGCCGCCGCCGATCCGGGCCCCCCGGCAAATGGTCGGGCCTTTGATGGATTTAAAGCGCTTTTCTGTTCTGCCCATATAGTTGTCGTTGGTGGTGGTCACCATGGGAGCGATGAAAACCCGCTCTTCCAGTTCCATATAAGCGGTTATGTAAGAACCGGTCTGGATCTTGGTATAATCTCCGATGCGGGTATCGTTTTCCACTGCCGCACCGCTGCCGATAACCACGTTTTTACCGATGGTGCAGCGTTCGCGAACCAAAGCTCCGTCCCCCAGAAAGGCCTGATCTCCGTAAGTGGTCCCGGCATAGAGCACTGCAGAGCAGCCTATAGTGTAACCGTTCCCCATCTTCAGGGGGGATAAATCCGCCTGGGCTTTCACAGTGCTGGTCGCCGCCGCTTTCGGAAAACGTCCGACGGAAGCACTGCTCCCGATAAAACCCTCTTCACCCAACACTGCCCGGGGATAGATCGCAGCATGCTCCCCGATGCGAGTCCCTGCCCCGATGCGTGCTTCGGAGCCAATGCTCACATGAGCGGCTATCTGACAGCCTTCTCCCAGGATCGCTCCGGCGGCAACCGTGACATGGTGGCCTAAAGAAGTGCCTGCGCCGATGACAGCTCCCTCTTCGATAACACAGCCCACACCCAGAGTGACCTGATCACCCAAGGTAACATGAGCCTGGATCACACAAAAGGGTGAAACCGTTACACTGGCAGGGATCTTAGCCGTAGTATCGATGTAGACAGGGGCACTTTGGTAAGCCGGTCTTTCCGCTTCGATAGGTTGATCCGCTTTAATATATTGATCCGACATAGGTATGACCTCATTTCAAGAGTCTTTAAAAGCAGGCCCAGCTGGACCGCTGAATGCAGCTTCACGCATAAAAGCGCACGATTTTCCCAGAGAGGCGATCCGGCAAAGCCAGGAACCCTACTCAGACAAAGGAAAGACCACAGGCTCCTTTGTCTCCTGGCATTTATAAATAGCCAGGATGATCTCCATGGCCTTCCGCCCCTCTTCCCCGGGAATAGCCGGTGTCCGATCCTCGCGGATAGCATCGATCATATCCTTCATCACTTCCCGGTGGCCAAATCCGTAGACATTGGGGGGATCATTTTCCTGACTGTCAAAGATCTGTTTTTTCTCCTCTTCACTGTCGGGGAACTCCCAGGTCTCAATGCGGTTCACCGCAATTCCGCCCACCATGACGGACCCGGTTTCCCCAAAGATGTTCAGTGTCTCTTCGATATTTTTAGGATAAATAGTCGAAGCCGCCTCGATCACACCCAGAGCACCGTTTTTAAATTTGATGACAGCAACCCCTACATCCTCCATCTCGATTTTGCGCAGGGCAGTGCGGGTATAGCCAAAGACCGACTCCACAGGACCCAGGGTCCATTGCAGCAGGTCAATATTATGTATCGACTGGTTCATGAGAACGCCACCGTCCTGGAGCTTCGTCCCCCGCCAGGGGGCTTGGGCATAGTAGGCATCATTGCGGTTCCAGCGCACGGTAGCCTGTCCGTGGGTCAGCTTGCCGAACCGGCCTTCTTCCAGGGCTTGGCGCATAAGTTTAATGGATTTGTTATAGCGGTTTTGATGGATAACCGACAATTTGACCCCTTCCTCATGGCAGGTGCGAATCAGCTCGTCGGCACTTGCCAAAGTCATGGCCATGGGTTTTTCGACCATGACATGTTTGCCGGCTTTGGCACAGGTGATGCCGATGGGTGCATGAAGATCCGATTCTGTAGCGATGGTTACGACATCGATCTCTTCCTTTGCCAGCATCTCCTCATAAGAGGTATAGGGCTTGGCACCGTATTTATCGGCAAAGGCTTGGGCTCTCTCCGGAATAATGTCACAGACTGCCACTAACTCGGCCTCTTCTAAGGCTACGATGGATTCCGCATGCTTGGGGGCAATCCTTCCACAGCCAATAATGGCAAAGCGCATTTTCTTATCCATAGTCTCACTCCTTAAACAATTCAGCTTATACGAAAGTCTTCCGCAGACTATGCGGCAATTGACTCCATTTATTATAGCATTCATGATGGCCTTCATGGGATGAAGTTTCTTTTAAAAAGGGGAATCTTGCGATTCCCCTTAAGCTTTAGGACTTTTGTATTTGCAAAACGGTACCTGTCCCCATGATTCACGCTTTAGATTTTGACGATCTTTTCTCTGTTGTTCTCGACGCCTCTGGTGGCGTTGCGGGTATCCACGATGAGGGGGGCCTTTTCTGCGACCCGCTCATAGTCGACAACACTGTGGTCGGTGAGGATGAGGACGCAGTCTGCAGCAGCCAGGGCTTCGTCGGTCAGCTCAGTGTTTTCCAGATGGACTGTGGAGCCGCCGTGAGGCTCGATAACCGGGATATAGGGGTCATGGTAGGCGATATTGGCTCCGTTTTTCCTGAGCAGCTCCATGATCTTAAGGGCCGGTGACTCACGGACATCGTCGATATCTTTTTTATAGGCTACCCCAAGGATAAGAACTTTGGCATCCTTAAGGCTCTTATTTTCATTATTGAGAGCACGAATGACTTTATTGATCACATGGTAGGAGACTTCGACATTGATCTCGCCGGCCAGCTCGATAAAGCGGGTGTGGAAGTCGTACTCGCGGGCTTTCCAGGTCAGGTAGAAAGGATCGATAGGAATGCAGTGTCCGCCCACTCCCGGGCCGGGCCAGAAGGTTTGAATCCCAAAGGGTTTGGTTCCTGCGGCCTCCACTACTTCCCAGATATCGATGCCCATGCGATCACAAAGCAGCATCAGCTCATTGACCAAAGCGATGTTCACGGCACGGTAAGTATTCTCAAAGACTTTAGTGAGCTCCGCGGCAGCCGGTGAGGATACGGGAACCACATTGACGATGGTCTGAGCATAGAAGGTATAGGCGACTTCCAGACAGACTGGGGTCATACCCCCCACAACTTTTGAGGTATTGTTGGTGGTAAAGCGTTTGTTGCCTGGATCGACCCGCTCCGGTGAGAAGGCCAGGAAAAAGTCTTTGCCCACTTTAAGGCCGCTTTGTTCCAGCATGGGCAGAATGACTTCCTCAGTGGTGCCGGGATAGGTGGTGCTTTCTAAAGTTACCAGCTGTCCGGGCTTGAGGTATTTGGCGATCTGCTCGGAAGAGGCCTGAATATAGGAGATATCCGGATCCCGGGTGATGGTCAGAGGGGTAGGGACACAGATGACAACCACATCGCACTCAGCGAGTTTCGCGTAATCCGTGGTCGCTGTGATCATTCCTTTTTGGGTCAGTTCCAGAAGTTCCTCATCTTTGACATCAGCGATGTAATTGTCTCCGGCGTTGACTTTAGCTACGCGAGCGGCGTTAATATCAAACCCGATGACTGAGAAGCCTACTTTTCCCTTTTCTACGGCTAAGGGGAGTCCTACATAACCAAGACCGATAACCCCCACTGTTGCAGAATGGTCCTGGAGCTTGTCTTTTAGATTCTTTGCTAAAACATCTTCACTGGTAATGACTTCTTTCATACGCAACATGAAATTTTTTCCCCCTTATTGATTGGCAACTGCCTTGGAAGCTTGCTTTCTAAATGTAGGCACAATGGCTTGTAACTGTCCCATAACTTCTTCCCGGGTGAGATAGGAGCCCCGCTCACGGATGAGGTGGATAAGTTCCTCAAGCTGTGAAACATTGATATTATTGGGTTTGGCTACGAAAATCCGTTTATGTTTCGTCGCTGAAGTCCCTTCTTCTGCGGTAAGGAGTTCTTCAAAGAGTTTTTCACCGGGGCGCATCCCTGTGAATTTAATCTTGATATCCACATCCGGTTCAAACCCGGAGAGGCGGATGAGATCCCGGGCAAGATCCAGAATCTTGACCGGCTGACCCATATCCAGGATAAAAATCTCCCCCCCCTGAGCCATGGAGCCGGCTTGAATCACCAGCTGGGAGGCTTCAGGTATGGTCATAAAGTAGCGAACCATATCGGGATGAGTGACTGTAACCGGCCCGCCTTTGGCAATCTGACGCTTAAAGGTGGGAATAACGCTTCCCCGGCTGCCCAGTACATTGCCAAAACGTACCGCCACATACTTGGTGTCAGAACGCTTGTCCATGCTCTGGATCACCATCTCCGCCACCCGCTTGGTGGCCCCCATGATACTGGTGGGATTGACTGCCTTATCGGTGGAAATCAGGACAAAGGTCTTGACCTTGGCGGCATCCGCTGCCTCGGCCAGATTGCTGGTACCCATAATGTTATTTTTCATGGCCTCTTCCGGATTCTTTTCCATGAGAGGGACATGTTTATGGGCCGCGGCGTGGAACACCACACCCGGTTTATAGCGCTGGAAGACGAGATGGACTTTTTCCCGGTCCTTGATATCCAAAATCTCCGTGACCACATCCAACCCCGGGTTTTCCGAGCGCAGTTCCTGTTCGATGTCAAAGACGCTGTTTTCGCCATGGCCCACGATAACCAGTTTAGCCGGGTTAAAGCGGGCGACCTGCCGGCAAAGCTCCGAGCCGATGGACCCGCCGCCGCCGGTAATCAGGACCGCTTCACCTGCAAGGTAACCGGCTACATCCTCCAGATCGACGGTGACGGCTTCACGCCCCAGCAAATCCTCCACTTGAACCTGGCGGATTTCTTTGGTATCCACTTTACCGCTGACCACGTCGAACACACCGGGCATGATCTTCAGATCCACACCGGTTTTTTCGCAGATGCCCACGATCTCCCGGATGACGTCCCCGGAAGCCGAAGGCATGGCGATAATAATCTTATCAATATTATGGTTCTTAACGACCCGGGGGATATCCCGGCGGGTGCCTAAGACAGGAATCCCCATGAGCTGCAGTCTTTGCTTGGTGGCTGCATCATCGATATAGCCCACAGGACGGCCTTCCCGATAGTTTTTGTTTTTCAGCTCCCGGGCGGCCATCACTCCCGCATCCCCTGCGCCAATAATCAGGACTTGATTCTGAGAGCCGGGCACATGGGGAGTAAAAATATTGTCCTGAAGGATTCTCCAAATAAAACGGGAGCCGCCAATTAAGAAGAGAGTACTGAACCACATAAGAGCCGATACTGTATGGGGAAAACGCATGGGAGCAATGAAATACACTACGGTGATTGTCCCTGCTGCGGCGACGGTCACGGCAAAGATGATGGATATGAGCTCGCCAATGCTGGCATATTGCCAGAGCTTGTTATACAAGCCGAAAATATAGAACACACTTAAGTAAATCAGGGTTGCCGTCCAGGCGGAATGAGTCAGTGTGAGCAGATATTCCTCAGGTATGGTTCCGTCCCCATCCACAGCAAAACGAATATAAAAGCTTAAAAACACTGCCAGATTAATTAACACAGCGTCAATAACCATTAATAGTAGAGTCCTTTTGCGCAATATCATGGTAAAAATGATCCCTTCCCGGCAAACTATTTACACCGTTCTTCAGTTTACTATAGTTTCTGCCATTTTACAACATGACATACCTTGTCTGCGGGGGCGGGAAATGGCCCCTGCTCCATCTTAATCGGTCAGGTTGACGGCTACATAAGTATTTTCCAATAGCTCCTTAAGCTCGGCAACCTGCTCAGGGGATACCGCTCCCTCTCCCCCAAAGATATACGGCTGGGTTTCAAAATTACAGGGGTATTGGGCAATGGCATTTTTCAGCCGGGGATAATCCTCGATGGAGCTTTTAGGAAGCAGGATAACCGTGGCATTGAGGCGGGCGGCCAAAGCGGCACCGGCTAAGGCATCCGGGAATTCCTGCCCTGTAGCAAAGCATAAACCCTGGCTTTCTCCTGCAAAGGCCTCCGCTACTGCGGCCATGGTATCATAGCGGGAATCTCCAGATAAACGCACCAGTTGTGAGGAAGGTAAACTGAGCTGCTCTTGGATTGTATCTTGAATGGACAGGCTGATCGCCCCTTCCCCGCCAATCAGATACACCTTCTGCGGATTTAAATCTTTTAAGGCTTCCAAGGTTTCCCGGGGAAGAGTCTTTGCTTCTGTAAGGAGAATGGGCATTTGCTTGATTCCGGCGACAGAGGCGATACTGAGAGCATCGGGGAAGTTTTGTCCGGTGGCAAGAGCGACGGCTTCGATGGAACCCGCCGACAGAGACTGAGCTATTCCTGATGTAGCCAAGGCAATATTCGCTGCGGTCTCATAGCGATTGAGGCCGCTGACCCGTATCTGCCGCTCACTGTCCCAGCCTAAGTCTTCCAGCTTGGCTGATATTTTCCGGCTCAAGGCTCCTTCTCCACCCAGCAGGATCACTTTTTCCGGGCCTAAGACCATGATGGCTTCCGCCACCCGGGCTTCCAGAGCTTGACTGGAAGTCAAGAGAATAGGCGCGTCATATTGAGCTGCCAAAGGAGCGCCGGCCAAAGCATCGGGAAAATGATCAGCCCGGGCCAGGACGACAGTTCCCGCCCCGTCCGGCCATCCCTTTAAGGCTTGCTCAATGGCTGTATCAATCCGATCCTTGCCGGCTAAACGAATCAATTCCAAAGCTACAGGCGTTTGAGGCGGATCGGGTACTTCTTCTTCATAAGGAGGGTCTTGTGTATCGACAGGATTATTGGAATTATTGGGATCATCCGGATTTTTTGGCTCGTTTGAGTCACCGGGGTTGGCAGGCCCGCTGCCGGGGGTGTCCCCTGAATTGAGATCGCCGTAATGGATAGGTTCCGGAGTCATCCAGCTATCCGTCTTGAGGGGAATTCCCGCAGCGGGAAGCAGCTCCGCGGGAATGGGAGTAACCTCCACAGGATCGATGTACCGGGCTAAAAAGCCTTCCGGGTGAGCCAGAACGTTAAAAATTTTCTCTTGATAAGTCAGGGTATCAGGGCTTGTTGCGGCGAGAGTATTGGGGTTGTTTTTGTCCGTCCAGATATTATAGGCCCATAAGGCAAAATACCAGTTTTCCAGTTTATTGCGATCCCCGTCCCCGATGGTTGGTGTAAAACGCCATTTTTCATCGAGAAGTTCGGCACCCACGCGGAGGTTGAACATAATGTCCGTTTTAAGTTTATGGATGGTTTCGAGATCGTTATCATTATAGGTTGCCACCTGCATAATCCCAATGGCAGGATGCTCTGGTCTTGAAAACAAAGGGTTCCCTTCTTTATCGAATTGACGCCAGGAACTTTCTTTAAAGGCGATGGCTTTGAGTATTATGCTGGGGATTGCTTTTTCTTTGGCTACCTCTTCGATCATTTGATTGATCTCATCATAGGATGGATTAACATAGATATCGCACATTGTTTGAGATAAACTCTCCGGATTTGCCGCAGCATAAAGGGTGGCAGGCTGACTTAAAGTTTGCGTGGTTAATAAAGCACAAATCATCATACCGGTTATGGCATAGCGTCGAATCACGGCAACTCCTCCTAATTCGTGTCGATTTGTACTTATTTCAACATTTTCTCCTTGTTTCCTTCCTCAAAGTTGGAGATTCTGCGGAAATAATAAGGCCTGGTTCTGTTCTGCCGAAGAACAAAACCAGGCGATTCGTGGCGTGCTTTATCGTTTAAGCCTTAATGCTTATTATTTAACTACTCTTACATGGGCTGTTTCGATCTGCAAACGATCAAGCTTTCCCTTAATCTGATCCAATTCAGTAAAGATATGTTGATTGACATCCTTCTGAACTTCCCGGGCGTCAAATAAGGCCTGGATCTTAACATTAGTCTCATTCTCTAATGTTAGTTTAATGTGAGTCACTTCCGACGTCAGAGCTTCTTGTCCGATTTTTAAAGCTGTTACATCGTTCCTTAACTCTTCCTGACCGACTTTTAAGGCTGTTACATCGTCCCTCAATTCTTCCTGGCCGACTTTTAAGGCTGTTACATCGTTCCTTAATTCTTCCTGGCCGACTTTTAAGGCTGTTACATCGTTCCTTAATTCTTCCTGGCCTTTAAGCAGTTCACCCAAGATGCTTAAGATTTTCTCTTCCAACCCTAAGCCCTCCCCATCACTAAACAATTGGTATTCTACCAAGCCCATTTTAGCAAATTTTCATAACGAATGAAACAGGCCCAGCCATTGATTCCTAAATTTAGAAACCGACGGCTGGGCTGAACGCCTAGCTTATAATAGATTTAGAAGTGCTTTTGGGCTCTAGGGTTCTAAGAGAGTCTCCCCGGTAATGAGCCAGCGGGTATCTTTCTTCACCAAATTGGCTCGCACTTTAACCTGATGCTTGGTGCTTTCTCCCAGGGTCATTTGATTGCCGATATCATAGTCTTGTGCAACATAACTATAAACGGCCGTCAGTGTCGCCGAGGTCGAGGCCGCGGAGTCCACTTTCAGTTCGTCAAAGCGAATAGAACTGACTTCCATCCCCACGCCCTGAGCGATGAATGGTTCCGCCTGGCGGGCATGTTTTTCCAAAAGCTCTCCAGTATAAGCCTCTGCCAATTTGGCCCGGAAAGCGGTCATATCCGGGGATTTCCAGGCTTCAAACAATGTGGCTACATTAAGTTTGTAATCGGTCAGGATCGCTTGGGCCAGGTCTTCAGGAACATTGTTCGTTGCCTTTCCCGGCTCTAATTCCGCCGGGTCCAAAACTTCTTCTTCCGGGCTATAGGGGTGCAGTCCATCCATGCCGGCCTGGGGAGTCAAACCGCCTGATCCGAAAGGATTTAATCCATTGTCGGGGTTATTCGGGCTTAAAGCGGAACCTGAGGTAGAATCATTTAACATACCCCCTATGGCCCCGGTGGTGGATTGTGAGTCCTTATTCCAGAAAGCCAGCCGCGGATTGCCATCCTCCGGTGTGGTTGCCAGGGCATGGCCTACGACTCCGATGACTAAGCCCACCCCAAGGGCTACAGACCCAATGAGTAAATACATCTTACGCATAACAAAAATCTCCTTTTCCTGGATTCTATTCATAGCTTGACCAGGGAAAAGAGATTTTAGACACAAGCCCCTAACTATTTTTTGAATCGGGGGACAGGTCCCATTATTCAGCCGGGACCAAGGAAGGCTGCTCCCTGATCCCAGTCGGTTGCATTAAATACTGAGCCTGCGATAGACAAGATAGGAATAGGCCATGGGAACCACCGCAATGAGGACGATGACGATGCCAAAAAGAGGTTCCGTCCATGCT is a window encoding:
- a CDS encoding cell wall-binding repeat-containing protein, with the protein product MIRRYAITGMMICALLTTQTLSQPATLYAAANPESLSQTMCDIYVNPSYDEINQMIEEVAKEKAIPSIILKAIAFKESSWRQFDKEGNPLFSRPEHPAIGIMQVATYNDNDLETIHKLKTDIMFNLRVGAELLDEKWRFTPTIGDGDRNKLENWYFALWAYNIWTDKNNPNTLAATSPDTLTYQEKIFNVLAHPEGFLARYIDPVEVTPIPAELLPAAGIPLKTDSWMTPEPIHYGDLNSGDTPGSGPANPGDSNEPKNPDDPNNSNNPVDTQDPPYEEEVPDPPQTPVALELIRLAGKDRIDTAIEQALKGWPDGAGTVVLARADHFPDALAGAPLAAQYDAPILLTSSQALEARVAEAIMVLGPEKVILLGGEGALSRKISAKLEDLGWDSERQIRVSGLNRYETAANIALATSGIAQSLSAGSIEAVALATGQNFPDALSIASVAGIKQMPILLTEAKTLPRETLEALKDLNPQKVYLIGGEGAISLSIQDTIQEQLSLPSSQLVRLSGDSRYDTMAAVAEAFAGESQGLCFATGQEFPDALAGAALAARLNATVILLPKSSIEDYPRLKNAIAQYPCNFETQPYIFGGEGAVSPEQVAELKELLENTYVAVNLTD